In Humulus lupulus chromosome 7, drHumLupu1.1, whole genome shotgun sequence, the following are encoded in one genomic region:
- the LOC133791055 gene encoding osmotin-like protein gives MASFLSAFLTTSFLLLTLSHAYDILTLVNNCPFTVWPAIQPNAGHPVLERGGFALHSLTHHSFPAPTQHWSGRIWARTGCTYANNQFTCATGDCGGRIECNGAGGKPPATLAQFSLHHGHNAASSSYGVSLVDGYNVGMTITPHEGRGVCPVVGCRADLLATCPEPLKLKSHTGHVVGCKSACEAFNTDEFCCRNHYNSPQTCRASHYSQFFKHACPATFTYAHDSPSLMHDCSSPRELKVIFCH, from the coding sequence ATGGCTTCTTTTCTCTCTGCCTTCCTCACAACCTCATTTCTCCTACTCACACTCTCCCACGCCTACGATATTCTCACCCTCGTCAACAACTGCCCATTCACCGTCTGGCCCGCGATCCAGCCCAACGCCGGCCACCCTGTCCTCGAGCGAGGCGGGTTTGCTCTCCACTCCCTAACCCACCACTCCTTCCCGGCGCCGACCCAACACTGGTCCGGCCGAATCTGGGCCCGAACCGGCTGCACCTACGCCAACAACCAGTTCACCTGCGCCACCGGTGACTGCGGCGGTAGAATCGAGTGCAACGGTGCTGGCGGCAAACCTCCGGCGACTCTAGCCCAGTTCAGCCTCCACCACGGCCATAATGCCGCCTCATCCTCGTACGGCGTCAGTCTTGTCGACGGTTATAACGTTGGAATGACCATTACTCCCCACGAGGGAAGAGGAGTGTGCCCCGTCGTGGGTTGCCGTGCCGATCTGCTCGCCACGTGTCCCGAACCGCTGAAGCTAAAGTCACACACGGGTCATGTGGTTGGGTGCAAGAGTGCCTGTGAGGCTTTCAACACGGACGAGTTTTGCTGTAGAAACCATTACAATAGCCCCCAGACGTGTAGGGCTTCGCACTATTCTCAGTTCTTCAAGCATGCTTGTCCCGCCACGTTTACTTACGCCCACGATAGCCCTTCGCTCATGCACGACTGCTCTTCGCCACGTGAGCTTAAGGTCATATTCTGTCACTAA